A single region of the Podospora pseudopauciseta strain CBS 411.78 chromosome 1, whole genome shotgun sequence genome encodes:
- a CDS encoding hypothetical protein (EggNog:ENOG503NZ12; SMCOG1005:Drug resistance transporter; SMCOG1005: EmrB/QacA; COG:U; antiSMASH:Cluster_5), with product MLKDRIASQLEIRSHNNDIAPSTETVVIKPRDFEEVLVMAASLKDERDVSSKGDDTEQSRSTSADPQLHDNEKQERTEVAAAEVPPPRVTGWKWVLAMSAVLSSIFLYALDNTIVAAVQPVIVTEFDSIEKLPWLSVAFLLGATATNMVWGRIYSQFSSKWFYIFNVALFEVGSAICGAAPNIDVLIAGRAICGVSGSGLYVGVMSLIAVTTTMAERPLYVSSTGLTWGLGIILGPVIGGGFSESAVGWRWAFYINLFIGAVCAPAYFLLLPSIDPRPGVPYKQRIAEMDYVGTVMLMGGLTSFVLAINWGGVTYPWNSGQIIGLFVTSGVLFILLGIQQVWTIFTTLSRRIIPVQFFRSRTVLILFSVTAASGASAFVPIYFVPLFFQFTRNDGPLQAGVRLLPLIVVMVVTIIANGALMAKFGYYMPWYTFGGLFAVVGSALMYTVTQDTSESAIYGYTVLIALGVGMFLQASFSVAQAVVEPENIPPAVGFITLAQFLGITMALAIANSVFLNESENGIAAILPDVSRSEIQAAIEGTTATFVKNLSPEVQKQVLGAIVSAIGKTYVLVIAAGSLVTVLSLFMKRQKLFTTAGIGAA from the coding sequence TACTCGTCATGGCCGCCTCGTTGAAAGACGAACGCGACGTCTCGTCCAAGGGCGATGACACCGAGCAATCAAGAAGCACTAGTGCCGACCCCCAGCTTCACGACAACGAGAAACAAGAACGAACAGAAGTGGCTGCGGCAGaagttcctcctcctcgcgtCACAGGCTGGAAATGGGTGTTGGCCATGTCGGCTGTCCtgtcctccatcttcctctacGCCCTAGACAACACCATCGTCGCTGCCGTCCAACCCGTCATCGTCACCGAATTTGACTCGATCGAGAAGCTCCCATGGCTCAGCGttgccttcctcctcggagCTACGGCGACAAACATGGTATGGGGCAGAATCTACAGCCAGTTCAGCTCAAAGTGGTTCTACATCTTCAATGTTGCCCTGTTCGAAGTTGGGTCCGCTATCTGTGGTGCTGCGCCCAATATCGATGTTCTCATTGCTGGACGTGCCATCTGCGGTGTTAGTGGTTCGGGATTGTACGTCGGTGTCATGAGTCTGATtgccgtcaccaccaccatggctgAGCGCCCATTGTATGTCTCGAGCACGGGACTGACTTGGGGCCTGGGAATTATTCTTGGTCCTGTCATCGGAGGTGGCTTCAGCGAGTCTGCGGTTGGCTGGCGGTGGGCGTTCTACATCAACCTTTTCATCGGTGCCGTTTGCGCACCCGCCTacttcttgctgctgcccagCATTGATCCTCGCCCTGGTGTCCCCTATAAGCAGCGCATCGCCGAGATGGACTACGTCGGAACCGTCATGTTGATGGGCGGCTTGACGAGCTTCGTCTTGGCCATCAACTGGGGTGGCGTCACCTATCCCTGGAATTCCGGCCAGATCATCGGTCTCTTCGTTACGTCGGGTGTCCTATTCATCCTGCTGGGTATCCAGCAAGTTTGGACCATCTTCACCACGCTCAGTCGCCGTATCATTCCAGTCCAATTCTTCCGTTCGAGAACCGTCCTTATTCTCTTCAGCGTCACCGCGGCATCTGGCGCTTCGGCTTTCGTTCCGATCTACTTCGtccctcttttcttccagTTCACGCGCAACGACGGTCCGCTCCAAGCAGGAGTCCGGCTCCTCCCTCTGATCGTGGTCATGGTGGTGACCATTATCGCCAACGGCGCTCTGATGGCCAAGTTTGGGTATTACATGCCTTGGTACACCTTCGGTGGCCTGTTCGCCGTAGTTGGAAGCGCTCTCATGTACACCGTCACTCAGGACACGAGTGAGAGTGCCATTTACGGCTACACCGTCTTGATCGCTCTTGGTGTCGGTATGTTCCTACAGGCGTCCTTTTCCGTGGCGCAAGCGGTGGTCGAGCCAGAGAATATCCCTCCTGCTGTAGGTTTCATCACTCTTGCGCAGTTCCTCGGCATCACCATGGCGCTTGCCATTGCGAATTCCGTCTTCCTGAACGAGAGTGAAAATGGAATCGCGGCAATCCTCCCGGACGTGTCGCGGTCCGAGATTCAAGCTGCTATCGAAGGCACAACTGCTACGTTTGTCAAGAACCTGAGCCCAGAGGTCCAAAAGCAAGTCCTCGGTGCCATTGTAAGCGCCATTGGCAAGACGTATGTCCTCGTTATTGCAGCTGGGTCGTTGGTTACCGTGTTGAGCTTGTTCATGAAGAGGCAGAAGCTATTCACCACAGCTGGAATCGGCGCAGCGTAA